One genomic segment of Catalinimonas alkaloidigena includes these proteins:
- a CDS encoding Crp/Fnr family transcriptional regulator: MNFEQIKERTRPIVNKMSPVSEGSLDLMSDLILVEVYEKGDVFIDRGKKNNKEYFVYEGVCRSFLLSPEGEEITISYFLEGSVLSPNKTRTANQISHLNFQALTKLTVASLNADKFEQLMINHIDIREFGNMVLQNELLAKVEKEIALASLNGRERLILFREKYHFLENLISHVDIASYLGITNISLSRLRKGLLE; the protein is encoded by the coding sequence ATGAATTTCGAACAGATTAAAGAACGAACAAGACCCATAGTCAACAAAATGTCACCTGTATCGGAGGGGTCATTAGATCTGATGAGTGACTTGATTTTAGTTGAAGTTTATGAAAAAGGTGATGTGTTTATTGATAGAGGGAAAAAAAATAACAAGGAATACTTTGTTTATGAAGGCGTCTGCCGGAGCTTTTTGCTAAGCCCGGAAGGTGAGGAAATAACTATATCTTATTTTCTTGAAGGCAGTGTACTCTCTCCGAATAAAACGAGAACAGCTAATCAAATATCTCACCTCAATTTTCAAGCGCTTACAAAGCTAACCGTAGCTAGTTTAAACGCTGACAAGTTTGAGCAGCTAATGATAAATCACATTGACATACGCGAGTTTGGAAATATGGTTTTACAAAATGAACTCCTTGCAAAAGTTGAAAAAGAAATTGCCCTCGCCTCGCTGAACGGGAGAGAAAGGCTCATTCTTTTTAGAGAAAAATATCACTTTCTGGAAAATCTAATCTCACATGTTGACATTGCCTCCTATCTGGGAATTACAAATATTTCCCTAAGCAGGCTCCGTAAAGGACTCTTGGAGTAA
- a CDS encoding nitrilase-related carbon-nitrogen hydrolase yields the protein MQELSSTPAQGSYVDKINPLWYLAIGVVTMALTHMTFSIEVMAWVSSVPFLIYLSLTLGWKSRLTFFLALVLAWSFVVTKIISDPIPLVLVFLYSIPISLFHLPGYLIWSKFKNQKYALFLFPVIMVIMEWIQYTFTPIASWGVAAYTMHDNVSLIQTVSLFGMAGLSFLIYWVNVSIANIIIKRKISIPTFQLPLIVLFLLIVFGSIRYDMSKANGIDTVIVAAAGTDSEASGLPLPTKERTEQTKTALFKRTKTAADGGAKIISWNEAAIFIMPEDEKEWINSIKELAAELNITLVASYVSPISQSPLRYENKYQFIDSSGNITHTYLKHQPVPGEPAVQGKSPLKVADITGTKVGAAICYDYDFPYLAKGYGELGADMVILPSSDWRGIDPVHTEMAAFRAVEQGHSVLRSTRFGLSAAITPYGEMVSQMSSFDNNDKIMYSQLPTKGVTTLYSVIQDSFVYLCIGFLLLFIVLMVRSNKSKSTIQPY from the coding sequence ATGCAAGAATTATCAAGTACCCCCGCACAAGGATCTTATGTAGATAAAATTAATCCACTTTGGTATCTCGCAATTGGAGTAGTTACCATGGCCCTAACTCACATGACCTTTAGTATTGAAGTCATGGCTTGGGTTTCAAGTGTTCCATTTTTAATTTATCTAAGTCTCACACTAGGTTGGAAGTCAAGATTAACCTTTTTTCTCGCTTTAGTTTTGGCTTGGTCCTTTGTAGTAACGAAGATTATCAGCGATCCAATTCCATTGGTGCTGGTCTTCCTCTACTCGATCCCAATAAGTTTATTTCACCTGCCGGGATACTTGATCTGGAGTAAATTTAAAAATCAAAAATATGCACTGTTTCTATTTCCTGTCATCATGGTTATTATGGAATGGATTCAATACACTTTTACACCTATTGCCAGTTGGGGAGTAGCAGCATATACCATGCACGATAATGTATCGCTTATTCAAACAGTATCCCTGTTTGGGATGGCCGGTCTAAGCTTTCTGATTTATTGGGTTAATGTCTCAATTGCCAATATCATAATCAAAAGAAAAATCTCTATTCCAACATTTCAGCTCCCGTTAATTGTGCTGTTCCTTTTAATTGTTTTTGGCTCCATCCGATACGACATGAGCAAAGCCAATGGTATTGACACTGTAATTGTTGCAGCAGCTGGAACAGACTCGGAGGCAAGTGGTTTACCATTGCCAACTAAGGAAAGAACTGAACAGACTAAAACGGCATTATTTAAACGAACCAAAACTGCAGCGGACGGTGGTGCTAAAATAATATCATGGAACGAAGCCGCTATATTTATAATGCCTGAAGATGAGAAGGAATGGATTAACTCCATCAAGGAACTAGCTGCTGAACTCAATATCACTTTGGTAGCTTCTTATGTGTCACCCATTTCACAATCTCCCTTGAGATATGAGAACAAGTACCAGTTTATCGATTCGTCAGGAAACATTACGCATACATACCTCAAGCATCAACCCGTACCCGGAGAACCTGCAGTACAGGGAAAGTCACCTTTAAAAGTGGCTGATATAACAGGAACAAAAGTCGGAGCCGCAATTTGCTATGATTATGATTTTCCATATCTGGCAAAAGGGTATGGTGAATTAGGAGCAGATATGGTTATTCTTCCGTCAAGTGATTGGAGAGGCATTGACCCTGTTCATACAGAAATGGCAGCCTTTAGAGCAGTTGAGCAAGGTCACTCGGTACTTCGTTCAACGCGTTTTGGGCTCTCCGCAGCAATTACACCATACGGTGAAATGGTTTCACAAATGAGCAGTTTTGACAATAATGATAAAATCATGTATTCACAACTGCCTACCAAAGGTGTCACTACATTATACTCAGTTATTCAAGATAGTTTCGTCTACCTGTGTATTGGATTCTTGCTGTTATTTATTGTGCTTATGGTTCGATCAAATAAAAGTAAATCAACTATTCAGCCATATTAG